From the genome of Spinacia oleracea cultivar Varoflay chromosome 2, BTI_SOV_V1, whole genome shotgun sequence, one region includes:
- the LOC110803504 gene encoding B3 domain-containing protein REM-like 1 isoform X2 — protein MDNKRELSFKRASFMKVIEDEFTKKLQIPQAFTKIFEERVPPWLILEIAGTRKCWRVDIEEDGNGGLFLSCGFDCFAKANSLEVGNFLLFELEEPSILQVKIYEKDGSEKTTVAGTTTFEYEVGPFESKRQTPIVHQEGEASPWPTMPPFEMQTIPKAMVRGKTFSDKDAVVLQDREGKNWRVELKLRPDGRLDFAQGWRDFVKDNELRTGDTLVFEFVSNNVIQVHVGRTSQLDHNPYQREQDCKLEPTERNNMACENDQELPANCTINNNAPVMVGKYEPVTFGSQSPSFSFTWKQKTKNNSYLHVPKAIASRQKLQHKDIVVLCDPQGRKWLMEAKTRQTDGRVGFGRGWIDFSKAYGFRAGDTLVFEFVSDRTMKVQIIKACNLNDHAVMTGPIVKPDVIELH, from the exons ATGGACAACAAGCGTGAGCTTTCATTTAAGAGAGCATCCTTTATGAAGGTGATCGAGGACGAATTCACCAAGAAGCTG CAAATACCCCAAGCTTTCACAAAGATCTTTGAAGAACGCGTACCACCATGGCTCATCTTAGAGATTGCAGGAACCAGAAAATGTTGGAGAGTAGACATAGAAGAGGATGGAAATGGTGGGTTGTTTCTCAGTTGCGGTTTTGATTGCTTTGCAAAAGCGAATTCTTTGGAAGTTGGAAACTTCTTGCTCTTTGAGCTTGAAGAACCATCCATTCTCCAAGTGAAAATTTACGAGAAAGACGGTTCAGAAAAGACGACAGTAGCAGGAACGACAACTTTTGAGTACGAAGTTGGACCCTTTGAATCTAAAAGACAAACTCCGATAGTCCACCAAGAAGGAGAAGCAAGTCCATGGCCTACAATGCCGCCTT TTGAGATGCAGACAATTCCAAAGGCAATGGTGAGAGGAAAGACATTCTCGGACAAAGACGCGGTAGTACTCCAGGACCGAGAAGGAAAGAACTGGCGAGTAGAGCTGAAACTGAGGCCTGATGGTCGTTTGGATTTCGCTCAAGGATGGAGGGATTTTGTGAAAGACAACGAATTAAGAACCGGTGACACATTGGTCTTTGAGTTTGTATCGAACAATGTGATTCAAGTTCATGTGGGACGGACTTCTCAACTTGATCATAATCCTTACCAAAGAGAACAAGATTGCAAACTTGAACCAACGGAACGTAATAACATGGCAT GTGAAAATGATCAGGAGCTTCCTGCTAACTGTACCATCAATAATAATGCACCTGTAATGGTGGGTAAATACGAGCCAGTTACGTTTGGATCGCAAAGCCCTTCATTCTCTTTTACTTGGAAgcagaaaacaaaaaataattcaTATTTG CACGTTCCGAAAGCAATAGCAAGCAGGCAGAAGCTGCAGCACAAAGACATAGTAGTGCTATGTGATCCACAAGGAAGGAAATGGTTAATGGAAGCTAAAACTAGACAAACAGACGGCCGTGTGGGATTCGGCCGTGGATGGATTGATTTTTCAAAAGCATACGGGTTCCGAGCTGGTGACACTTTAGTTTTCGAGTTTGTGAGTGACCGTACAATGAAAGTGCAAATAATCAAAGCTTGTAACTTGAACGATCATGCTGTAATGACAGGACCTATCGTAAAGCCGGATGTTATCGAGCTTCACTAA
- the LOC110803504 gene encoding B3 domain-containing protein REM16 isoform X1 encodes MDNKRELSFKRASFMKVIEDEFTKKLQIPQAFTKIFEERVPPWLILEIAGTRKCWRVDIEEDGNGGLFLSCGFDCFAKANSLEVGNFLLFELEEPSILQVKIYEKDGSEKTTVAGTTTFEYEVGPFESKRQTPIVHQEGEASPWPTMPPSVQYGVYEKKQNITDWIKRKRGIVSDTKHGLRFSLIWRKAKHFTYYLTIPKAMVRGKTFSDKDAVVLQDREGKNWRVELKLRPDGRLDFAQGWRDFVKDNELRTGDTLVFEFVSNNVIQVHVGRTSQLDHNPYQREQDCKLEPTERNNMACENDQELPANCTINNNAPVMVGKYEPVTFGSQSPSFSFTWKQKTKNNSYLHVPKAIASRQKLQHKDIVVLCDPQGRKWLMEAKTRQTDGRVGFGRGWIDFSKAYGFRAGDTLVFEFVSDRTMKVQIIKACNLNDHAVMTGPIVKPDVIELH; translated from the exons ATGGACAACAAGCGTGAGCTTTCATTTAAGAGAGCATCCTTTATGAAGGTGATCGAGGACGAATTCACCAAGAAGCTG CAAATACCCCAAGCTTTCACAAAGATCTTTGAAGAACGCGTACCACCATGGCTCATCTTAGAGATTGCAGGAACCAGAAAATGTTGGAGAGTAGACATAGAAGAGGATGGAAATGGTGGGTTGTTTCTCAGTTGCGGTTTTGATTGCTTTGCAAAAGCGAATTCTTTGGAAGTTGGAAACTTCTTGCTCTTTGAGCTTGAAGAACCATCCATTCTCCAAGTGAAAATTTACGAGAAAGACGGTTCAGAAAAGACGACAGTAGCAGGAACGACAACTTTTGAGTACGAAGTTGGACCCTTTGAATCTAAAAGACAAACTCCGATAGTCCACCAAGAAGGAGAAGCAAGTCCATGGCCTACAATGCCGCCTT CTGTTCAATATGGAGTGTATGAGAAGAAGCAGAACATTACTGACTGGATTAAAAGGAAGAGAGGTATAGTGTCAGATACTAAACACGGTTTGCGTTTCTCTCTGATTTGGAGAAAGGCTAAACACTTCACTTATTATCTG ACAATTCCAAAGGCAATGGTGAGAGGAAAGACATTCTCGGACAAAGACGCGGTAGTACTCCAGGACCGAGAAGGAAAGAACTGGCGAGTAGAGCTGAAACTGAGGCCTGATGGTCGTTTGGATTTCGCTCAAGGATGGAGGGATTTTGTGAAAGACAACGAATTAAGAACCGGTGACACATTGGTCTTTGAGTTTGTATCGAACAATGTGATTCAAGTTCATGTGGGACGGACTTCTCAACTTGATCATAATCCTTACCAAAGAGAACAAGATTGCAAACTTGAACCAACGGAACGTAATAACATGGCAT GTGAAAATGATCAGGAGCTTCCTGCTAACTGTACCATCAATAATAATGCACCTGTAATGGTGGGTAAATACGAGCCAGTTACGTTTGGATCGCAAAGCCCTTCATTCTCTTTTACTTGGAAgcagaaaacaaaaaataattcaTATTTG CACGTTCCGAAAGCAATAGCAAGCAGGCAGAAGCTGCAGCACAAAGACATAGTAGTGCTATGTGATCCACAAGGAAGGAAATGGTTAATGGAAGCTAAAACTAGACAAACAGACGGCCGTGTGGGATTCGGCCGTGGATGGATTGATTTTTCAAAAGCATACGGGTTCCGAGCTGGTGACACTTTAGTTTTCGAGTTTGTGAGTGACCGTACAATGAAAGTGCAAATAATCAAAGCTTGTAACTTGAACGATCATGCTGTAATGACAGGACCTATCGTAAAGCCGGATGTTATCGAGCTTCACTAA
- the LOC110803504 gene encoding B3 domain-containing protein REM-like 1 isoform X3: protein MDNKRELSFKRASFMKVIEDEFTKKLQIPQAFTKIFEERVPPWLILEIAGTRKCWRVDIEEDGNGGLFLSCGFDCFAKANSLEVGNFLLFELEEPSILQVKIYEKDGSEKTTVAGTTTFEYEVGPFESKRQTPIVHQEGEASPWPTMPPSVQYGVYEKKQNITDWIKRKRGIVSDTKHGLRFSLIWRKAKHFTYYLTIPKAMVRGKTFSDKDAVVLQDREGKNWRVELKLRPDGRLDFAQGWRDFVKDNELRTGDTLVFEFVSNNVIQVHVGRTSQLDHNPYQREQDCKLEPTERNNMACENDQELPANCTINNNAPVMVGKYEPVTFGSQSPSFSFTWKQKTKNNSYLTSSLDGCSTFRKQ from the exons ATGGACAACAAGCGTGAGCTTTCATTTAAGAGAGCATCCTTTATGAAGGTGATCGAGGACGAATTCACCAAGAAGCTG CAAATACCCCAAGCTTTCACAAAGATCTTTGAAGAACGCGTACCACCATGGCTCATCTTAGAGATTGCAGGAACCAGAAAATGTTGGAGAGTAGACATAGAAGAGGATGGAAATGGTGGGTTGTTTCTCAGTTGCGGTTTTGATTGCTTTGCAAAAGCGAATTCTTTGGAAGTTGGAAACTTCTTGCTCTTTGAGCTTGAAGAACCATCCATTCTCCAAGTGAAAATTTACGAGAAAGACGGTTCAGAAAAGACGACAGTAGCAGGAACGACAACTTTTGAGTACGAAGTTGGACCCTTTGAATCTAAAAGACAAACTCCGATAGTCCACCAAGAAGGAGAAGCAAGTCCATGGCCTACAATGCCGCCTT CTGTTCAATATGGAGTGTATGAGAAGAAGCAGAACATTACTGACTGGATTAAAAGGAAGAGAGGTATAGTGTCAGATACTAAACACGGTTTGCGTTTCTCTCTGATTTGGAGAAAGGCTAAACACTTCACTTATTATCTG ACAATTCCAAAGGCAATGGTGAGAGGAAAGACATTCTCGGACAAAGACGCGGTAGTACTCCAGGACCGAGAAGGAAAGAACTGGCGAGTAGAGCTGAAACTGAGGCCTGATGGTCGTTTGGATTTCGCTCAAGGATGGAGGGATTTTGTGAAAGACAACGAATTAAGAACCGGTGACACATTGGTCTTTGAGTTTGTATCGAACAATGTGATTCAAGTTCATGTGGGACGGACTTCTCAACTTGATCATAATCCTTACCAAAGAGAACAAGATTGCAAACTTGAACCAACGGAACGTAATAACATGGCAT GTGAAAATGATCAGGAGCTTCCTGCTAACTGTACCATCAATAATAATGCACCTGTAATGGTGGGTAAATACGAGCCAGTTACGTTTGGATCGCAAAGCCCTTCATTCTCTTTTACTTGGAAgcagaaaacaaaaaataattcaTATTTG ACTAGCTCCCTTGACGGGTGCAGCACGTTCCGAAAGCAATAG
- the LOC110803504 gene encoding B3 domain-containing protein REM-like 1 isoform X4 — protein MDNKRELSFKRASFMKVIEDEFTKKLQIPQAFTKIFEERVPPWLILEIAGTRKCWRVDIEEDGNGGLFLSCGFDCFAKANSLEVGNFLLFELEEPSILQVKIYEKDGSEKTTVAGTTTFEYEVGPFESKRQTPIVHQEGEASPWPTMPPSVQYGVYEKKQNITDWIKRKRGIVSDTKHGLRFSLIWRKAKHFTYYLTIPKAMVRGKTFSDKDAVVLQDREGKNWRVELKLRPDGRLDFAQGWRDFVKDNELRTGDTLVFEFVSNNVIQVHVGRTSQLDHNPYQREQDCKLEPTERNNMACENDQELPANCTINNNAPVMVGKYEPVTFGSQSPSFSFTWKQKTKNNSYLLP, from the exons ATGGACAACAAGCGTGAGCTTTCATTTAAGAGAGCATCCTTTATGAAGGTGATCGAGGACGAATTCACCAAGAAGCTG CAAATACCCCAAGCTTTCACAAAGATCTTTGAAGAACGCGTACCACCATGGCTCATCTTAGAGATTGCAGGAACCAGAAAATGTTGGAGAGTAGACATAGAAGAGGATGGAAATGGTGGGTTGTTTCTCAGTTGCGGTTTTGATTGCTTTGCAAAAGCGAATTCTTTGGAAGTTGGAAACTTCTTGCTCTTTGAGCTTGAAGAACCATCCATTCTCCAAGTGAAAATTTACGAGAAAGACGGTTCAGAAAAGACGACAGTAGCAGGAACGACAACTTTTGAGTACGAAGTTGGACCCTTTGAATCTAAAAGACAAACTCCGATAGTCCACCAAGAAGGAGAAGCAAGTCCATGGCCTACAATGCCGCCTT CTGTTCAATATGGAGTGTATGAGAAGAAGCAGAACATTACTGACTGGATTAAAAGGAAGAGAGGTATAGTGTCAGATACTAAACACGGTTTGCGTTTCTCTCTGATTTGGAGAAAGGCTAAACACTTCACTTATTATCTG ACAATTCCAAAGGCAATGGTGAGAGGAAAGACATTCTCGGACAAAGACGCGGTAGTACTCCAGGACCGAGAAGGAAAGAACTGGCGAGTAGAGCTGAAACTGAGGCCTGATGGTCGTTTGGATTTCGCTCAAGGATGGAGGGATTTTGTGAAAGACAACGAATTAAGAACCGGTGACACATTGGTCTTTGAGTTTGTATCGAACAATGTGATTCAAGTTCATGTGGGACGGACTTCTCAACTTGATCATAATCCTTACCAAAGAGAACAAGATTGCAAACTTGAACCAACGGAACGTAATAACATGGCAT GTGAAAATGATCAGGAGCTTCCTGCTAACTGTACCATCAATAATAATGCACCTGTAATGGTGGGTAAATACGAGCCAGTTACGTTTGGATCGCAAAGCCCTTCATTCTCTTTTACTTGGAAgcagaaaacaaaaaataattcaTATTTG CTCCCTTGA